The DNA segment AAAGAACGTCTTGTCCCTCTTTATCTCTAAAGTTTTCTGCAATAGTAAGTCCTGTAAGTCCTACTCTAAGTCTTGCTCCAGGTGGCTCATTCATTTGTCCATATACAAGAGATGTTTTTGATAAAACTCCTGACTCAGTCATTTCGTTATAAAGGTCTCTACCTTCTCTTGTTCTTTCTCCAACCCCTGCAAAAACAGAAAGTCCTCCATGTCCTTTTGCTATATTGTTAATAAGTTCCATTATAAGAACTGTTTTTCCTACTCCAGCTCCTCCGAATAGTCCTATTTTTCCCCCTTTGATATATGGAGCTAATAAGTCTATTACTTTTATTCCAGTTTCAAATATCTCAACTTCAGTTCCTTGAGATTCGAAATCTGGTGCTGGTCTATGAATAGGAAGTTTCTCTTCTGTAGTTATTGGTCCGTTATTATCAACAGGTTGTCCTAATACGTTTAGGATTCTTCCAAGAACAGCTTTTCCTACTGGTACTGTTATTGGAGCTCCTGTATCTATAACTTCCATACCTCTTTGTAATCCGTTAGTATCATCCATTGCTATTGTTCTTACCATATTATTCCCAATGTGTTGGGCAACTTCAAGAACTAATTCTTTATCTCCATTTTGTACTTTTAGAGCATTGTATATCTTAGGTAAGTTGTCTTTAAATAGAATATCTACTACTGGTCCTATTACCTGTGTAAGAACTCCTCTATTTTCCAATTTGTTAACCTCCCTGTTATTTGGTTTGTTATTTAAGAGCAGGTGCTCCTCCAACAATCTCTGTTATCTCTTGAGTTATTGCAGCCTGTCTTTCTCTGTTATATTGTAAATTCAATTCTTTCATCATTTCTTCTGCATTGTCGTTTGCACTCTTCATAGCATTTTTTCTAGCTGAATGCTCACTAGCTGTATTTTCTAACATTGCTTGATATAATTCTATATTTATATATTTTGGCAATAAATCAGATAAAACAGCTTCTGCATCTGGCTCAAAAATATATGACATATTTTTGTTTGTTTCTACTCTTTCAATAGGAATTATTTTCTTAGCCAAAAGATCACTTCTTAGAGCTGAAATAAATTTATTGTAAACTAAATAAACTTCGTCAAATATTTCAGAATAATAATATTCTACAATATTTTCACTTATCTCTTTAGCTTTATCATAAATTGCTTCTGGCACAATTTGAGTATATTCAGCTTTTATGTCATAGCCTCTTTTTGAACAATACTCTTTTCCTTTTTTACCAATAACAATAACTGATATTTTTTTATCTTTGTTGTTTTCTTCTACTTCTTTTAATTTTTTTAGAGTCATACTGTTAAAACTTCCACAAAGTCCTCTGTCAGAAGTCATAACTATGATACCTATCTTTTTAACAGTTTCTCTCCCATCAAAAAGAGGGTGTTTTTCTGCTTTTATTCCAGCAGCAATATTTGACATTATTCCGTGAATACTTTCTGAATAATCACGAGATTTCAAAACTTTCTCTGAAAACTTTTTAAATTTTGTAGTGGAAACAACTTCCATAGCTTTTGTTATTTGGTGAGTAGACTGTACACTTTTTATTCTACTTTTTATTTCTTTAGAACCAGCCATATGCTCACCTCTTTTTATTTAATATATGATTTTTTAAATTCAGTTATTGCATCTGATATTTTCTTTTCTAATTCCTCATCAAGAGCTTTTTTCTCTCTTATTGTTTTTAATATATCTGTTGTATTTTTTAATTCTTTTATTAATGATACTTCAAAATCTAGAACTTTATCAACAGGAATATCATCAAAGAAACCTTTAGTTACTGCGTAGAAAGATATTACTTGTTCTTCTACTGGGTAAGGTTTGTTTTGAGGTTGTTTTAACATAGCCATTATTCTATGTCCTCTTTCTAATTGAGCCTTAGTTGATTTATCTAGGTCTGATCCAAATTGAGCAAATGTTAAAAGCTCTGTATATTGTGCAAGTTCTAGTTTAACTTTTGCAGCAACTTGTTTCATAGCTTTTATTTGAGCTGCTCCTCCAACCCTTGATACAGATATACCTGCGTCGATAGCTGGTCTGAATCCTGAGTTGAATAGTTGTGAATCAAGGAATATTTGTCCGTCTGTAATTGATATTACGTTTGTTGGAATGTATGCTGCTACGTCTCCAGCTTGTGTTTCAATGATAGGTAAAGCTGTTATAG comes from the Fusobacterium perfoetens genome and includes:
- the atpG gene encoding ATP synthase F1 subunit gamma — encoded protein: MAGSKEIKSRIKSVQSTHQITKAMEVVSTTKFKKFSEKVLKSRDYSESIHGIMSNIAAGIKAEKHPLFDGRETVKKIGIIVMTSDRGLCGSFNSMTLKKLKEVEENNKDKKISVIVIGKKGKEYCSKRGYDIKAEYTQIVPEAIYDKAKEISENIVEYYYSEIFDEVYLVYNKFISALRSDLLAKKIIPIERVETNKNMSYIFEPDAEAVLSDLLPKYINIELYQAMLENTASEHSARKNAMKSANDNAEEMMKELNLQYNRERQAAITQEITEIVGGAPALK
- the atpD gene encoding F0F1 ATP synthase subunit beta translates to MENRGVLTQVIGPVVDILFKDNLPKIYNALKVQNGDKELVLEVAQHIGNNMVRTIAMDDTNGLQRGMEVIDTGAPITVPVGKAVLGRILNVLGQPVDNNGPITTEEKLPIHRPAPDFESQGTEVEIFETGIKVIDLLAPYIKGGKIGLFGGAGVGKTVLIMELINNIAKGHGGLSVFAGVGERTREGRDLYNEMTESGVLSKTSLVYGQMNEPPGARLRVGLTGLTIAENFRDKEGQDVLLFIDNIFRFTQAGSEVSALLGRTPSAVGYQPNLATEMGALQERITSTKTGSITSVQAVYVPADDLTDPAPATTFSHLDATTVLSRRIASLGIYPAVDPLDSTSKALDPEIVGKEHYQVAREVQAVLQRYKELQDIIAILGMDELSDEDKLAVSRARKIERFFSQPFTVAEQFTGMQGKYVPIKETVRGFKEILEGKYDDLPEQAFLYVGTIEEAVAKGRELLKGAE